Proteins from one Rosa chinensis cultivar Old Blush chromosome 7, RchiOBHm-V2, whole genome shotgun sequence genomic window:
- the LOC112179011 gene encoding uncharacterized protein LOC112179011, whose amino-acid sequence MSKPQTQRPKPPPSGRTNLASCIVATIFLIFVVIVSLIVYFTVFKPKDPKISVSSVQLPSFSILNSTVNFTFSQYVAVRNPNRAAFRHYDSTLQLLYSGNQVGFMFIPAGEIEPGQTQYMAATFAVNSFPVSDPNLSGAVQGPMGSPQFGDGLSGFRGGGGGGPTMEIESRLQMAGRVRVMHFFTHHAEANSGCRVAIAVSDGSVLGFHC is encoded by the coding sequence ATGAGCAAGCCGCAGACACAGAGACCGAAACCGCCACCGTCGGGGCGGACCAACCTTGCGTCGTGCATAGTGGCCACCATCTTCCTAATCTTCGTGGTCATCGTCTCCCTCATCGTCTACTTCACCGTCTTCAAACCCAAAGACCCCAAAATCTCCGTCAGCTCCGTCCAGCTCCCCTCCTTCTCCATCCTCAACTCCACCGTCAACTTCACCTTCTCCCAATACGTCGCCGTCCGCAACCCCAACCGCGCCGCCTTCCGCCACTACGACAGCACCCTCCAGCTCCTCTACTCCGGCAACCAAGTCGGCTTCATGTTCATCCCCGCCGGCGAAATCGAGCCCGGTCAGACCCAGTACATGGCCGCCACTTTCGCCGTCAATTCCTTCCCCGTTTCGGATCCCAATCTCTCCGGGGCGGTCCAGGGCCCGATGGGCTCCCCCCAGTTCGGCGACGGGCTCAGCGGGTTTCGCGGCGGAGGAGGCGGAGGGCCCACGATGGAGATAGAGTCGAGGCTGCAGATGGCGGGTCGGGTTCGGGTCATGCACTTTTTCACCCACCACGCGGAGGCGAATTCCGGGTGTAGAGTCGCCATTGCTGTGAGTGATGGATCTGTGCTGGGTTTTCATTGTTGA
- the LOC112175792 gene encoding phosphatidylinositol 4-kinase gamma 2 encodes MSVADIALSPIRKESVRSAGFCASQVGHCSSESIILYLRVAGSVIPMRVLESDSIASVKLRIQTCKGFVVKKQKLVFGGRELARNDTLIKDYGITGENVLHLVLRLSDLLHITVRTICGKEFEFRVDRHRNVGYIKQRIVKKGKGYDDPEEQELFCNGERLDDQRLIDDISKSNDDVIHLVVQKSAKVRAKHFAKDLELSVVAIVSNERGFNGEDDNRSNGNHAIAWDSPGRLPDFLLEPIIVNPKIELPSYVWDMINSTYDGMVKGSQPIRSSEGTGGTYFMQDSSQEIISVFKPIDEEPNAVNNPHGLPVSPDGEGLKRGTRVGEGAIREVAAFLLDHPRSGPRTLSGETMGFAGVPPTMLVRCLHKGFNHPHGFDSLSKHVKIGSLQMFMKNDGSCEDMGPGRFPMEEVHKISVFDIRMANADRHAGNILFGKGEDGQTVLIPIDHGYCLPENFEDCTFDWLYWPQAHQPYSADIIEYIKSLDAEQDIALLKFYGWDIPIKCARTLRISTMLLKKGVERGLTPFVIGSLMCRENINKKSVIEDIVSEAQDSLLPGMSEAAFLKAISEIMDSRLDKLAK; translated from the exons ATGTCTGTTGCTGATATTGCTTTGAGTCCGATTCGCAAAGAGTCGGTGCGTTCTGCCGGGTTTTGTGCTAGCCAGGTGGGGCATTGCTCCAGCGAATCGATTATACTATATCTCAGGGTCGCCGGCTCTGTGATCCCCATGCGTGTCTTAGAGTCCGACTCCATAGCTTCGGTGAAGCTGAGGATCCAAACATGCAAAGGGTTTGTGGTGAAGAAGCAGAAGCTTGTGTTTGGAGGCAGGGAATTGGCCCGGAACGATACTCTCATTAAGGACTACGGCATTACTGGTGAGAATGTTTTGCATTTGGTGCTGAGACTTTCCGATCTTCTGCACATAACTGTTAGGACTATTTGCGGCAAAGAGTTTGAATTCCGTGTTGATAGACACCGAAATGTCGGGTATATTAAGCAGCGGATCGTCAAGAAGGGGAAAGGTTATGATGATCCTGAGGAACAGGAGCTCTTCTGCAACGGCGAAAGGCTCGATGACCAGAGGCTCATTGATGATATTAGCAAGAGCAATGATGATGTCATTCACTTGGTGGTTCAGAAGTCTGCAAAGGTCAGAGCTAAGCATTTCGCGAAAGATTTGGAGCTCTCGGTGGTGGCAATTGTCTCGAATGAAAGAGGATTTAACGGAGAAGATGACAATCGAAGCAATGGGAATCACGCCATTGCATGGGATTCACCCGGTAGACTTCCAGATTTCTTGTTGGAACCAATCATTGTCAATCCCAAGATTGAATTGCCGTCTTATGTGTGGGATATGATCAACTCTACGTACGATGGTATGGTGAAGGGCAGTCAGCCCATAAGGTCCTCTGAGGGGACAGGAGGGACTTACTTCATGCAAGATTCTTCTCAGGAGATCATTTCGGTTTTCAAGCCTATCGATGAGGAGCCTAATGCAGTCAACAATCCCCACGGCTTACCTGTATCGCCAGATGGGGAAGGGTTGAAAAGAGGAACGAGGGTAGGAGAAGGAGCCATCAGGGAAGTAGCTGCATTCTTGTTAGATCATCCCAGAAGCGGGCCTCGCACATTATCTGGCGAGACTATGGGCTTTGCTGGGGTGCCACCTACAATGTTAGTTAGGTGCTTGCACAAGGGATTTAATCATCCCCATGGATTTGATAGCTTATCTAAACATGTTAAGATTGGATCATTGCAAATGTTCATGAAGAATGATGGAAGTTGCGAGGACATGGGTCCTGGTCGTTTTCCCATGGAGGAGGTGCACAAGATTAGTGTTTTCGATATCAGAATGGCTAATGCAGATAGGCATGCTGGCAACATTTTGTTTGGAAAAGGTGAAGATGGTCAGACTGTGCTCATTCCAATCGATCATGGATACTGCCTGCCTGAGAAT TTTGAAGATTGCACCTTCGATTGGCTTTATTGGCCACAAGCTCACCAGCCTTATTCAGCTGATATCATTGAGTACATAAAATCTTTGGATGCTGAGCAAGATATTGCTCTTCTCAAGTTTTATGGGTGGGATATTCCTATTAAGTGTGCCCGGACTCTTCGTATCTCAACCATGCTTTTGAAGAAAGGGGTGGAGAGAGGTCTCACGCCCTTTGTCATTGGTAGCCTCATGTGTAGGGAGAATATTAACAAGAAATCAGTGATCGAGGACATTGTGAGTGAAGCTCAGGATTCTTTGCTTCCCGGCATGAGTGAAGCCGCATTTCTCAAAGCTATTTCTGAGATCATGGATTCCCGGCTTGACAAGCTTGCAAAGTAA
- the LOC112177417 gene encoding uncharacterized protein LOC112177417: MACDKEEKSLDSTSKGSETSKNSASWEKTNHPLFLHHSDQLGAVLVSQPLMEDNYINWVQSMTMELTIKNQKGFIDGTLTKPTHNLDEQRQWERYNTLVKTWLLGTMSKEISSSVIHCRDARGMWLELKECFSHRNTVSLFQIENAFHECEQGTTSVMSFSTKLKALWDEKNALCGFTRNCEAASEVKAYIETQKTMKFFMGLNESYAQTRSNIIGMDPLPSLNKAYAAVLRHEKQIVVSQVKPTASSEASAFSVKRHARDFQPKEGEAKFCEKCNMTNHNTKNCRSHLKCTYCNGKGHTLEYCRRRKKIMVEGQSSSRANHVGLLNESKEDVPTFPLSQSECQQVMGLLSKLKIAATKTNDGQ; this comes from the coding sequence ATGGCATGTGACAAAGAAGAGAAGTCCCTTGATTCAACAAGCAAGGGCTCGGAGACTTCCAAAAACTCAGCATCATGGGAGAAGACAAACCACCCTCTTTTCCTCCATCACTCGGATCAACTGGGAGCTGTTCTTGTCTCACAGCCACTGATGGAAGACAATTACATCAATTGGGTGCAATCAATGACTATGGAACTCACAATCAAGAACCAGAAGGGTTTCATAGATGGAACGCTCACAAAACCAACACACAATCTTGATGAACAAAGGCAGTGGGAACGCTACAATACTCTTGTTAAAACCTGGCTGCTTGGTACGATGTCAAAGGAGATTTCAAGCAGTGTCATTCACTGCAGAGATGCAAGAGGTATGTGGTTAGAACTGAAGGAATGCTTTTCTCACAGGAACACCGTCTCCTTGTTCCAAATAGAAAATGCCTTCCATGAGTGTGAGCAGGGTACCACTTCTGTCATGTCATTTTCCACAAAGCTCAAGGCCTTATGGGATGAAAAGAATGCATTGTGTGGTTTTACTCGCAATTGTGAGGCTGCCTCTGAAGTTAAGGCCTACATCGAAACTCAGAAAACCATGAAGTTTTTTATGGGACTTAACGAGAGCTATGCGCAGACACGGAGCAATATTATTGGCATGGATCCCCTTCCTTCTTTGAACAAGGCCTATGCAGCAGTGTTACGGCATGAAAAACAGATAGTAGTGTCCCAAGTGAAGCCGACAGCATCATCTGAAGCCTCGGCGTTCTCTGTTAAGAGGCATGCACGTGATTTCCAACCGAAAGAAGGAGAAGCCAAGTTTTGCGAAAAGTGCAACATGACTAACCACAATACCAAGAACTGTAGATCACATCTCAAGTGTACCTATTGTAATGGTAAGGGTCACACTCTTGAGTATTGTCGTAGGCGAAAGAAGATCATGGTAGAAGGCCAAAGTAGTTCCAGAGCCAATCATGTAGGGTTGCTGAATGAGAGCAAAGAGGATGTGCCGACCTTTCCATTGTCACAAAGTGAATGCCAACAAGTCATGGGGCTCTTAAGCAAACTCAAAATAGCAGCTACTAAGACCAATGATGGGCAATAG
- the LOC112180425 gene encoding GDSL esterase/lipase At5g08460: MATINLLLSFLCILTTTALSQPTIAPPHSQEPIDAASPISPASSSPPSISPTPPPASIPPKTPLVPALFVIGDSSVDSGTNNFLGTFARADRLPYGRDFDTHEPTGRFCNGRIPVDYIALRLGLPFVPSFLGQTGRVEDMLHGLNFASAAAGIIFTSGSELGQHVSLSQQIQQFTDTYEQFVLSMGQQAAINLISNSVLYISIGINDYIHYYLRNESNVQNLYLPWSFNRFLASTVTQEIKNLYRINVRKVVVMGLPPIGCAPHYLCEYKVKDGQCVEEINNMVLEFNFIMRYMIEELSEALPYSHIIFCDVFQGSMDMLKNSERYGFKVTTDACCGLGDYKGFLMCLSPDMACSNASDHIWWDQFHPTDAVNAILADNVWNGLHTKMCYPMNLEDVVANTY; encoded by the exons ATGGCGACGATcaatcttcttctctcttttctctgcaTTCTCACCACCACCGCCCTTTCACAACCAACCATTGCTCCGCCGCACTCTCAAGAACCCATCGATGCCGCCTCCCCCATCTCTCcagcctcttcttctcctccttcaatCTCCCCAACCCCACCACCGGCCTCAATCCCACccaagactcctctcgtccctGCCCTCTTCGTCATCGGCGACTCCTCCGTCGACTCCGGCACCAACAATTTCCTCGGGACTTTCGCACGCGCCGACCGCCTCCCCTACGGCCGCGATTTCGACACGCACGAGCCCACTGGGCGGTTCTGCAATGGCAGAATCCCAGTCGATTATATTG CACTGCGGCTTGGGCTTCCTTTTGTACCCAGTTTTCTTGGGCAGACTGGAAGAGTGGAAGATATGCTTCATGGATTGAACTTTGCTTCTGCTGCTGCTGGAATTATATTCACCAGTGGGTCAGAATTG GGTCAACATGTTTCCTTGTCTCAGCAAATTCAGCAGTTTACAGATACTTACGAGCAGTTTGTGTTGAGTATGGGGCAGCAAGCTGCGATTAATCTCATCTCGAATTCTGTGCTCTACATTTCAATCGGAATCAATGACTACATACATTACTACTTGCGTAATGAGTCGAACGTGCAAAATCTCTATTTGCCCTGGAGTTTCAATCGATTTCTAGCATCCACAGTGACGCAGGAAATCAAG AACTTGTATAGAATTAATGTCAGGAAGGTGGTTGTGATGGGTCTGCCACCTATAGGTTGTGCTCCTCACTACTTATGTGAGTACAAAGTGAAGGATGGACAATGTGTTGAGGAGATAAACAACATGGTATTGGAGTTCAACTTTATCATGAGGTATATGATTGAAGAGCTAAGTGAAGCGCTTCCGTATTcccatatcatcttctgtgatgtGTTCCAAGGATCCATGGATATGTTAAAGAACTCTGAACGTTACG GTTTCAAAGTCACCACCGATGCTTGCTGCGGATTAGGCGACTACAAGGGTTTTCTCATGTGCTTATCACCAGACATGGCTTGCAGTAATGCATCTGACCATATCTGGTGGGACCAATTCCATCCAACTGATGCAGTTAATGCCATTCTGGCTGATAATGTCTGGAATGGCCTGCACACGAAAATGTGCTATCCAATGAACTTGGAGGATGTGGTAGCCAATACATACTAA